A stretch of the Archangium violaceum genome encodes the following:
- a CDS encoding AAA domain-containing protein, giving the protein MSHPWRCALSSEPRNRFLEKMLDRLYASLASGPSINCRPHNSRQRVDLTLLSRLDGTPPHSVLAGLLGEKASVKLSVRATSPSKDAADAPARREDDERQALLRKLNTIADDARTFEQDTGAQVLHVGFPLLHLPPGSKDSRGFASTKRVLAPIAFIPVRLTLKKGRTPGLELESAADGADRVMPNTALIAWVERQTGKRLGELFADEEGQDPWRELNELSTAVATALELPPPAPFTPETLLSPTPRSEDETAAGATLLPCAVLGLYPLSNQSLVDDMRALVEGEPVQGPIESFLRVGVSLGAQLTPRTDAAAQVSWRAGEDRLVSHADPCQSRAVRLARSSRGLVVHGPPGTGKSQTIANAIGDHLARGERVLLVCDKRTALDVVKHRLEHLGLGSLCAVVHDAQRDQRELYLGIREQLDNLTESRLNPAARTELSRVDTEMQSLHDELSSAERALSERPAGGTEPSFHELVGQWFGQEAPASLTGATESLGTFRLAESRPHEREVREVLERAGKEGYPDNPWRTSLGAELKDYLSTPLATYRDRMASAVEAAREADAQASPDVPAFAPTGDVAAEGRARAELADKLERVLGEARPEWLARWASSMSEAVQATKTQLEGLAPQVQVLNEGPLDTELALVHRSEPLGLSALGQALAFLASWLLVARKWYRFLFFFTRRAKAAEVLRRFGLTVGAETAERVSHFLTGVRARLLLTEFHHGVLAPGPNEPLTDEALARGLRTHAGLFDVLLQLERPVLASCRQAVRDALKADEAARARLLAGLRQSAARSEAVVRLESRLAEVGLFSSDWRVARSRALRAGEQVQPLVASLAARLSSVEGLLRIQALVAGLPPALGTAAEKLALAGADVESGWRAVRKAVLAAEVSARVKENPVLQHIDADRIHASQTRYRALEARKRELVRDVILHRWTERQRERLLAATGGRLNGLGAELRRRLLLRGERALRVRQVIAAGASVEGGDPLFDMRPVWMASPQTVAQIFPRRELFDVVIFDESSQCRLEEALPVLTRAKRVVIAGDPKQLPPTRFFETAVVQSQEELDAEDEQGLFEDQQAEVEDLLGAALNLEIDQCYLDVHYRSQNADLIGFSNEHFYDSRLQAIPGHPSNRVEHAPLRLIHAGGLYEKRVNVVEARAVGALVKELLSHPEPPSIGVACFNLSQRDAITEVLEELAAADADFAAKLAAARARRGEGSFEGLFVKNLENVQGDERDHIIISTTYGPDAKGRFYRRFGPLGSAGGGRRLNVLVTRARQQVHLVTSIPREVYSALPPVEQGRKPNGGWLLFAYLQYAEQLARDYERESGRTEEARERPEPVVRERETEAGSAFARALAEELARTHGVSSDVQWGNDGFCVDVALHHPRRAGDVTVGVLCDGTRYPKAADPVEWDLFRTAILEGQGWKLVRLWTPHFFRDPEGAREKVLQAASEQIARQPPVPETPARGELHRVLN; this is encoded by the coding sequence GTGTCCCATCCCTGGAGGTGTGCCCTGTCGTCGGAGCCCCGCAACCGCTTCCTCGAGAAGATGCTCGATCGCCTGTACGCCTCGCTCGCGTCGGGCCCGAGCATCAACTGCCGTCCCCACAACAGCCGTCAACGTGTGGACCTCACGTTGCTGAGCCGTCTGGATGGCACCCCGCCCCACTCCGTGCTGGCCGGGCTCCTCGGGGAGAAAGCCTCGGTGAAGCTCTCCGTGCGCGCCACGAGCCCCTCGAAGGATGCCGCGGACGCTCCGGCCAGACGTGAGGATGACGAGCGGCAGGCGCTTCTGCGCAAGCTGAACACCATCGCCGACGATGCCCGCACCTTCGAGCAGGACACGGGAGCCCAGGTGCTCCACGTTGGCTTCCCCCTGCTCCACCTGCCCCCGGGCTCGAAGGACTCACGGGGCTTCGCCAGCACCAAGCGCGTCCTGGCGCCCATCGCCTTCATCCCCGTCCGCCTCACCCTCAAGAAGGGCCGCACGCCGGGCCTCGAGCTCGAGTCCGCCGCCGACGGCGCGGATCGGGTCATGCCCAACACCGCCCTCATCGCCTGGGTGGAGCGGCAGACCGGCAAGCGTCTCGGGGAACTGTTCGCCGACGAGGAGGGTCAGGATCCCTGGCGCGAGCTCAACGAGCTGTCCACCGCCGTGGCCACTGCTCTTGAACTGCCCCCTCCCGCCCCCTTCACCCCGGAGACGCTCCTCTCCCCGACCCCTCGCTCCGAGGATGAGACCGCCGCCGGGGCCACCCTCCTTCCCTGTGCCGTGCTCGGCCTCTATCCCCTGTCCAACCAGAGCCTCGTGGATGACATGCGGGCCCTCGTGGAGGGTGAGCCCGTCCAGGGCCCCATCGAGAGCTTCCTGCGTGTGGGCGTCTCCCTGGGTGCCCAGCTCACACCCAGGACGGACGCGGCGGCCCAGGTCTCCTGGCGCGCGGGAGAGGACCGGCTCGTCTCCCACGCGGACCCATGCCAGTCGCGCGCGGTGCGGCTCGCGCGCAGCAGCCGCGGCCTCGTGGTCCACGGGCCTCCCGGCACGGGCAAGTCGCAGACCATCGCCAACGCCATTGGCGACCACCTCGCACGCGGGGAGCGCGTCCTCCTCGTCTGCGACAAGCGCACCGCGCTCGATGTGGTGAAGCACCGGTTGGAGCACCTCGGGCTGGGCTCGTTGTGCGCGGTGGTGCACGACGCGCAGAGGGATCAGCGCGAGCTCTACCTCGGCATCCGCGAGCAGCTCGACAACCTGACCGAGTCCAGGCTCAACCCCGCCGCCAGGACCGAGCTCTCCCGCGTGGACACCGAGATGCAGTCGCTCCACGACGAGCTGTCCTCCGCCGAGCGCGCCCTCTCCGAGCGCCCCGCTGGAGGCACCGAGCCCTCCTTCCATGAGCTGGTGGGCCAGTGGTTCGGCCAGGAGGCCCCGGCGTCCCTGACCGGCGCGACGGAGTCCCTCGGCACCTTCCGTCTGGCCGAATCGCGTCCCCACGAGCGCGAGGTGCGCGAGGTGCTGGAGCGCGCCGGCAAGGAAGGCTACCCGGACAACCCCTGGCGCACCTCGCTCGGCGCCGAGCTGAAGGACTACCTGTCCACGCCGCTCGCCACGTACCGCGACCGGATGGCGTCCGCCGTGGAGGCCGCGCGCGAGGCGGATGCCCAGGCCTCGCCCGACGTCCCGGCCTTCGCTCCCACGGGAGACGTGGCCGCAGAGGGCCGGGCGCGTGCGGAGCTCGCCGACAAGCTGGAGCGCGTGCTGGGAGAGGCGCGTCCCGAATGGCTGGCGCGCTGGGCCTCGTCCATGTCCGAGGCCGTGCAGGCGACGAAGACCCAGCTCGAGGGTCTGGCGCCGCAGGTGCAGGTGTTGAACGAGGGCCCGCTCGACACGGAGCTGGCCCTGGTGCACCGCTCGGAACCCCTGGGATTGAGCGCCCTGGGGCAGGCACTGGCGTTCCTGGCGTCCTGGCTGCTGGTGGCGCGCAAGTGGTACCGCTTCCTCTTCTTCTTCACCCGCCGGGCGAAGGCCGCCGAGGTGCTCCGGCGCTTCGGTCTCACCGTGGGGGCCGAGACAGCCGAGCGCGTCTCCCACTTCCTCACGGGCGTGCGCGCCCGGCTCCTGCTCACCGAGTTCCATCACGGCGTCCTCGCGCCCGGACCCAACGAGCCCCTCACGGATGAGGCGCTCGCCCGTGGTTTGAGGACCCATGCCGGGCTCTTCGATGTGCTGTTGCAGCTGGAGCGCCCGGTACTCGCCTCCTGCCGGCAGGCGGTCCGGGACGCGCTGAAGGCCGACGAGGCGGCGCGGGCGCGTCTGCTCGCGGGCCTGCGCCAGTCCGCCGCCCGGAGCGAGGCCGTGGTCCGGCTGGAGTCGCGGCTGGCCGAGGTGGGCCTCTTCTCCTCCGACTGGCGCGTGGCCCGGAGCAGGGCGCTGCGCGCGGGCGAGCAGGTGCAGCCGCTCGTCGCGTCCCTCGCGGCGCGGCTGTCCAGCGTGGAGGGGCTGCTGCGGATCCAGGCCCTGGTGGCGGGACTGCCTCCGGCGCTCGGCACGGCGGCCGAGAAGCTGGCCCTGGCCGGCGCGGACGTGGAGAGCGGCTGGCGCGCGGTACGCAAGGCGGTGCTGGCCGCCGAGGTGTCCGCACGGGTGAAGGAGAACCCGGTGCTCCAGCACATCGACGCGGACCGCATCCACGCGAGCCAGACGCGCTACCGGGCCCTGGAGGCACGCAAGCGCGAGCTGGTGCGCGACGTCATCCTCCACCGTTGGACGGAGCGCCAGCGGGAGCGGCTGCTGGCGGCCACGGGAGGACGGCTCAACGGGCTGGGCGCGGAGCTGCGCCGGCGCCTGCTGCTGCGGGGCGAGCGCGCGCTGCGGGTGCGCCAGGTCATCGCCGCGGGCGCGAGCGTCGAGGGGGGTGATCCCCTCTTCGACATGCGGCCGGTGTGGATGGCGAGCCCCCAGACGGTGGCGCAGATCTTCCCCCGCCGGGAGCTCTTCGACGTGGTCATCTTCGACGAATCCTCACAGTGCCGGCTGGAGGAGGCGCTGCCGGTGCTGACGCGGGCGAAGCGGGTGGTCATCGCGGGAGATCCCAAGCAGCTGCCCCCCACGCGCTTCTTCGAGACCGCCGTGGTGCAGAGCCAGGAGGAGCTGGACGCCGAGGACGAGCAGGGACTCTTCGAGGATCAGCAGGCCGAGGTGGAGGATCTGCTCGGAGCGGCGCTGAACCTGGAGATCGACCAGTGCTACCTGGACGTGCACTACCGCTCCCAGAACGCGGACCTCATCGGGTTCAGCAACGAGCACTTCTATGACTCGCGGCTACAGGCCATTCCGGGGCACCCGTCCAACCGGGTGGAGCACGCGCCACTGCGGCTCATCCACGCGGGGGGCCTGTACGAGAAGCGGGTGAACGTGGTGGAGGCGCGGGCGGTGGGAGCCCTGGTGAAGGAGCTGCTCTCGCATCCGGAGCCGCCATCCATCGGCGTGGCGTGCTTCAACCTGTCGCAGCGCGACGCCATCACCGAGGTGCTGGAGGAGCTGGCTGCGGCGGACGCGGACTTCGCGGCGAAGCTGGCGGCGGCTCGGGCGCGGCGCGGCGAGGGCTCCTTCGAGGGGCTCTTCGTGAAGAACCTGGAGAACGTCCAGGGTGACGAGCGGGATCACATCATCATCAGCACCACGTACGGCCCCGACGCGAAGGGGCGCTTCTACCGGCGCTTCGGGCCCCTGGGGAGCGCGGGCGGAGGGCGGCGGCTGAACGTGCTGGTGACGCGAGCGCGGCAGCAGGTGCACCTGGTGACGTCCATCCCGCGCGAGGTGTACTCGGCGCTGCCTCCCGTGGAGCAGGGCCGCAAGCCGAACGGTGGCTGGCTGCTCTTCGCCTACCTGCAATACGCCGAGCAGCTGGCCAGGGACTACGAGCGCGAGTCCGGGCGGACGGAGGAGGCGCGGGAGCGGCCGGAGCCGGTGGTTCGCGAGCGCGAGACGGAAGCGGGCTCGGCCTTCGCCCGGGCGCTGGCGGAGGAGCTGGCGAGGACGCACGGCGTCTCCTCGGATGTGCAGTGGGGCAACGATGGCTTCTGCGTGGACGTGGCCCTGCACCATCCCCGGCGCGCCGGGGACGTCACGGTGGGCGTCCTGTGCGATGGCACGCGCTACCCGAAGGCAGCGGACCCGGTGGAGTGGGATCTGTTCCGCACGGCCATCCTGGAGGGCCAGGGCTGGAAGCTGGTGCGGCTGTGGACGCCGCACTTCTTCCGAGATCCCGAGGGCGCCCGGGAGAAGGTGCTCCAGGCCGCCAGCGAGCAGATCGCCCGCCAGCCCCCCGTGCCGGAGACCCCGGCCCGGGGAGAGCTGCACCGCGTCCTCAACTGA
- a CDS encoding LysR family transcriptional regulator encodes MPRTNLNDITVFMAVVDGGSFVAGGQALGMTRSAAGKAVMRLEERLGVRLLNRTTRTLSLTDEGRAFYDRGLQIFAAIDDAEASVASRAGTPRGVLRLTVPDAFGRLVILPLLRKYLQAWPDVQVEVSFTDRVVDIIEEGFDLAVRIGVTDPDSRLVSRVVARYRALLCASPSYIAERGAPGGLDELANHDCLVFSSATRRQSWRFRGDDGAWVKAAGRSRLRLDSGEAIRDAAISGAGIALLPDFLVAEDLAAGRLTQVLANLEVGEVKIVTLYPTRRLLEPRVRQFLDLMVRELGP; translated from the coding sequence ATGCCGCGCACGAATCTGAATGACATCACCGTGTTCATGGCCGTGGTCGACGGCGGAAGCTTCGTGGCCGGTGGGCAGGCGTTGGGCATGACACGATCGGCGGCGGGCAAGGCCGTGATGCGTCTGGAAGAGAGGCTCGGTGTACGCCTTCTGAACCGTACCACCAGGACGCTGAGCCTCACCGACGAAGGCCGGGCGTTCTACGACCGGGGCCTGCAGATCTTCGCGGCGATCGACGACGCCGAGGCCAGTGTGGCCAGTCGAGCCGGGACGCCGCGCGGCGTCCTGCGGCTGACCGTGCCTGATGCGTTCGGACGGCTGGTGATTCTTCCTCTGCTGAGGAAATATCTTCAGGCGTGGCCCGACGTTCAGGTCGAAGTGAGCTTCACCGATCGCGTGGTGGACATCATCGAGGAGGGATTCGACCTGGCGGTACGGATTGGTGTCACGGATCCGGACTCGCGGCTGGTCTCCCGGGTCGTCGCCAGATACAGAGCGCTGCTCTGCGCGTCTCCTTCCTACATCGCCGAGCGTGGCGCGCCTGGAGGGCTCGATGAGCTGGCAAACCATGATTGCCTGGTGTTCAGCAGTGCCACCAGAAGGCAAAGCTGGCGCTTTCGTGGCGACGATGGTGCCTGGGTGAAGGCGGCCGGACGAAGCCGTCTGCGGTTGGATAGTGGAGAGGCCATCCGGGATGCCGCCATTTCCGGGGCGGGCATTGCGCTTCTTCCCGACTTTCTGGTTGCAGAGGATCTGGCCGCTGGCCGCCTCACGCAGGTGCTTGCGAACCTCGAGGTCGGCGAGGTGAAGATTGTGACGCTTTATCCGACCAGGCGTCTGCTGGAACCGCGCGTCAGGCAATTCCTCGACCTCATGGTCCGTGAACTCGGACCTTGA
- a CDS encoding DUF4833 domain-containing protein: protein MSSVLGLALALLSPAAHAGSATPARSTPSVFFIAKSENRNQVHYGIRVDEDCRPLGPKPVHGYWRMFEKGETEMEPLLGIEAPAYGLIDAQQVEHTPEGWRVRIRLQACSERTIEIDVFRENGRCVSRAWTTVGGVTSQLDHVYVRLAWPFGIERVLLIGVGPDGRTVQEVIRH from the coding sequence ATGTCGTCTGTTCTTGGCCTCGCGCTGGCACTTCTCTCCCCCGCGGCGCACGCCGGCTCCGCCACCCCGGCCCGCTCGACTCCGTCCGTCTTCTTCATCGCCAAGAGCGAGAACCGGAACCAGGTGCACTATGGCATCCGGGTGGACGAAGACTGCCGGCCCCTCGGCCCCAAGCCCGTCCATGGGTACTGGCGGATGTTCGAGAAGGGTGAGACGGAGATGGAGCCCCTCCTGGGCATCGAGGCACCCGCCTATGGGTTGATCGACGCGCAGCAGGTGGAGCACACCCCGGAGGGTTGGCGGGTCCGGATCCGGCTTCAGGCCTGCTCGGAGCGGACGATCGAGATCGACGTCTTCCGGGAGAATGGTCGCTGTGTCTCCCGGGCCTGGACCACGGTGGGAGGAGTGACCTCGCAGCTCGACCACGTCTATGTGCGCCTGGCCTGGCCGTTTGGCATCGAGCGCGTCCTCCTCATCGGCGTGGGCCCGGATGGGCGGACCGTCCAAGAAGTCATCCGCCACTGA